Proteins co-encoded in one Cytobacillus sp. NJ13 genomic window:
- a CDS encoding EAL domain-containing protein, translating into MNEFNTQDGEKTTKDIADSSSQQLELTKIKNNLNQAQMIANIGSLEYDVENDKGFWSDQLFRIFGLKPQKGFFPDYRMYLSYLHPDDRPAFEGQFKKLLKEKDSVDLVCRITRQDGEERYIHHRADYFADENGSAKIIATIQDITEKRRMEEQLYENERKIGQIYENLDVGIYSADLAERKVLHFSRGVEGIFGYTAEEFIADFDLWNNVIHPDDMERVETERAKILNGNSIRYQYRIIHKSGEVRWVHDHSIPYLNERGELIRVDGFVTDITEQKWLEKKMRHMAFYDHLTDLPNRRYFDQKLQSLVEDTPQQHFAVLFFDLQRLKQINDTFGHSAGDELLRLVSKRIKERLNSAHFSARISGDQFAMIMEHLQKVENPSFLADSINEIFSETFHIDSFELKISPSIGISVYPNNGKTADELIRNTETSLYHAKQKGKNRFQVYHPSMDIESYKLFTLEQDMRKALQNDEFFLEYQPRVDTKTGKILSAEALLRWNHPEWGRVSPLEFIPVAEESGLIIDIGEYVIRKVSRQLYSWKEKGLNIVPISVNISPLSFLKNSLVSTIEEALEENHLDAALIEIELTESSLINYSENVISVLKELGSMGVKIALDDFGTGYSSITQLKKYKFDVLKIDKTFIQAMDKNAEDAIITANLVQLAHGLNMKVVAEGVETFEQFYSLRKNGCDQIQGYLFSKPVPNSVFEQKLLIGTLKPQNIKEENVFKGLRKYARVEFPYPLEADMTILELNHKSVKMGSTKILIEDISAGGVKFVSKIKLPVRKDIILLIETMLLGENLAFKGTIVRKDGISDTLTNYGFQFILEEGQRAGLAKTLDQLQIQLELNPSVPKSRFIEAASSQLYFE; encoded by the coding sequence GTGAACGAATTTAATACACAGGATGGTGAAAAAACCACTAAAGATATTGCTGATTCTAGCAGTCAGCAATTGGAATTGACTAAGATTAAGAATAACCTCAACCAGGCTCAGATGATCGCCAATATTGGAAGCCTGGAGTACGATGTGGAAAACGATAAAGGGTTTTGGTCAGATCAGCTGTTTCGGATTTTTGGCCTAAAACCTCAAAAAGGCTTTTTTCCAGATTACAGAATGTATTTGAGTTATCTTCATCCAGACGACCGCCCGGCTTTTGAAGGGCAGTTTAAAAAGCTTCTGAAGGAAAAGGACAGTGTTGATCTGGTATGCCGGATAACCAGGCAGGATGGGGAAGAACGGTATATTCATCATCGGGCAGATTATTTTGCAGATGAAAATGGATCAGCTAAAATCATCGCAACAATTCAGGATATAACTGAAAAGCGGCGCATGGAAGAACAGCTTTATGAAAATGAGCGGAAAATTGGGCAGATATATGAAAATCTTGATGTAGGAATCTATTCCGCAGATTTGGCAGAAAGAAAAGTTCTTCATTTTTCCAGGGGCGTGGAAGGGATTTTTGGTTATACTGCCGAGGAGTTTATTGCCGATTTCGATTTGTGGAACAATGTGATCCATCCCGATGATATGGAGAGGGTTGAAACAGAGCGGGCAAAAATTTTGAATGGGAATAGCATCCGCTATCAATATCGAATTATTCATAAATCCGGTGAGGTTAGATGGGTTCATGACCACAGTATCCCGTATCTGAATGAAAGAGGCGAGCTTATCCGGGTTGATGGATTTGTAACGGATATAACAGAGCAAAAATGGCTTGAAAAGAAAATGAGGCATATGGCATTTTATGATCATTTGACAGATCTCCCAAATCGCCGATACTTTGATCAAAAGCTTCAGAGTTTGGTAGAAGACACTCCCCAACAGCACTTTGCCGTTTTGTTTTTTGATTTGCAGCGTTTAAAACAGATTAATGATACATTCGGGCATTCAGCTGGTGATGAACTCCTCAGGCTTGTTTCGAAAAGAATTAAGGAGAGATTGAATTCAGCCCATTTTTCAGCAAGGATTTCGGGTGACCAATTTGCGATGATTATGGAACATCTTCAGAAGGTAGAGAATCCTTCTTTTTTAGCGGATTCTATTAATGAAATTTTTTCTGAAACCTTTCATATCGATAGCTTTGAGCTTAAAATCTCCCCGTCCATAGGTATTAGTGTTTATCCGAATAATGGGAAAACAGCTGATGAATTGATCAGAAATACCGAAACTTCCCTTTACCATGCTAAACAGAAAGGAAAGAACCGATTCCAGGTTTATCATCCTTCCATGGATATTGAGTCGTATAAGCTATTCACACTTGAACAGGATATGCGGAAAGCGCTGCAGAATGATGAATTTTTCCTGGAATACCAGCCAAGAGTCGATACGAAGACCGGCAAAATCTTAAGCGCAGAGGCTCTATTGAGGTGGAATCATCCAGAATGGGGCAGGGTATCCCCGTTGGAGTTCATACCCGTTGCTGAGGAATCCGGCTTAATTATCGATATAGGCGAATATGTGATAAGGAAGGTATCAAGGCAACTTTATTCCTGGAAAGAAAAAGGCTTGAATATTGTTCCGATATCTGTCAATATCTCTCCGCTAAGTTTTTTGAAAAATAGTCTTGTTTCTACAATAGAAGAAGCATTGGAAGAGAATCACCTTGATGCGGCACTTATAGAAATAGAATTGACGGAATCTTCCCTAATCAACTATTCCGAGAACGTAATCTCTGTTCTAAAAGAACTGGGTTCGATGGGAGTGAAAATTGCACTGGATGACTTTGGGACCGGCTATTCCTCTATCACACAATTGAAAAAATATAAATTTGATGTCTTGAAAATTGATAAAACGTTTATTCAGGCAATGGATAAAAACGCGGAAGATGCAATCATTACAGCCAATTTAGTTCAGCTTGCACATGGGCTGAATATGAAGGTTGTAGCAGAAGGCGTGGAGACCTTTGAACAGTTCTATTCCTTAAGAAAAAATGGATGCGACCAAATACAGGGATATCTTTTCAGCAAACCGGTTCCAAATTCAGTATTTGAACAGAAATTGCTAATTGGCACTCTAAAACCGCAAAACATTAAAGAAGAAAACGTGTTTAAAGGTTTGCGCAAGTATGCTCGAGTTGAGTTTCCCTATCCGCTGGAAGCAGATATGACGATCCTCGAACTTAATCACAAGTCTGTCAAAATGGGCAGCACCAAAATATTGATAGAAGACATTAGTGCAGGCGGAGTAAAGTTTGTTTCCAAAATCAAACTTCCTGTGAGGAAGGATATCATTCTATTAATTGAAACAATGCTGTTAGGAGAGAACCTTGCTTTTAAAGGAACGATCGTCCGAAAAGATGGAATTTCCGATACTCTGACTAATTATGGCTTTCAGTTTATTTTAGAAGAAGGACAAAGGGCAGGATTGGCAAAGACTCTTGATCAACTGCAAATCCAGCTTGAACTAAACCCTTCTGTTCCTAAATCCCGATTTATAGAAGCAGCCAGCAGCCAGCTGTATTTCGAATAA